Proteins encoded within one genomic window of Halodesulfurarchaeum formicicum:
- a CDS encoding DUF1931 family protein, translated as MADLIVKAAVKEALDDKNVSSDFYDALDERVDDLLADAARRAEENGRKTVQPRDL; from the coding sequence ATGGCAGATCTGATCGTCAAAGCCGCCGTGAAGGAAGCACTCGACGACAAAAACGTATCCTCTGACTTCTACGACGCGCTCGACGAGCGTGTCGACGACCTCCTCGCCGACGCCGCCCGTCGCGCCGAGGAGAACGGTCGAAAGACGGTGCAGCCGCGCGACCTGTAA
- the samp2 gene encoding ubiquitin-like small modifier protein SAMP2, whose amino-acid sequence MQVTVNVIGEGSETVTVDDPAYGDLLAAVDLSPHEASVFVDGQPKPADGSVTEAEVQVVRLVRGG is encoded by the coding sequence ATGCAGGTGACCGTAAACGTGATCGGCGAGGGAAGCGAGACGGTCACAGTCGATGACCCCGCCTATGGGGACCTCCTGGCGGCCGTCGATCTCAGCCCGCACGAGGCTAGCGTGTTCGTCGACGGCCAGCCGAAACCGGCCGATGGCAGCGTCACCGAGGCCGAGGTGCAGGTCGTCCGACTCGTCCGCGGGGGATGA
- a CDS encoding GNAT family N-acetyltransferase: MIVEPAQAGELAAVMNVLDGADLAIEVGHVEQAIGAEQVLLARSRAGTVLAALVGCAREDSTRIEAIAVRPGRRGQGIGTALIRAAGERWGTLTAEFDPPLAPFYRQAGFEIEGTDRCHGRRWP, encoded by the coding sequence ATGATCGTCGAACCGGCCCAGGCGGGTGAGCTGGCGGCCGTGATGAACGTGCTCGACGGGGCGGACCTCGCCATCGAGGTCGGACACGTGGAGCAAGCAATTGGGGCGGAGCAGGTACTTCTCGCCCGATCGAGGGCGGGGACGGTGCTGGCCGCGCTCGTCGGCTGCGCTCGGGAGGATTCGACTCGAATCGAGGCCATCGCGGTTCGACCGGGCCGGCGGGGACAGGGCATCGGTACGGCACTGATCCGCGCGGCGGGTGAGCGATGGGGCACGCTGACGGCCGAGTTCGACCCGCCGCTCGCACCGTTTTACCGGCAGGCCGGGTTCGAGATCGAGGGCACTGATCGGTGTCACGGCCGGCGGTGGCCGTGA
- a CDS encoding DUF7561 family protein, which yields MTQTCDGCGVEISVAGGIANIWSTEPTHTSGMTLELPDGSEHLLCFDCIEALPEEATAADVAALGDS from the coding sequence ATGACCCAGACGTGTGATGGGTGTGGCGTCGAGATCTCCGTCGCCGGCGGCATCGCGAACATCTGGTCGACGGAGCCGACTCACACGAGCGGTATGACCCTGGAACTACCCGACGGATCCGAGCACCTGCTCTGTTTTGACTGTATCGAGGCCCTGCCCGAAGAAGCGACGGCAGCCGACGTCGCAGCACTCGGGGACTCGTAG
- a CDS encoding phosphoglucomutase/phosphomannomutase family protein, which translates to MEQISFGTSGWRATLDTFTNRRVRMVAQATASHLAAEGAAGEPVAVGYDARESSRGFAEEVARVLAVNGHEVLLPERDVPTPLVAYAIRDRDLAGGLVISASHNPPEYNGIKFFPADAAPAMPAVTADIESRLAPPNPAPEADWGTIREVDFQGPHAEHAMDLLDPDLSGLSIVYDAMHGSGRGVTDQLLEAAGASVRRRRCELDAAFGGTPPEPSPENLAGLAEVVRETGADLGIANDGDADRVAIVTPKRGTLDENLFFAATYDHLLERQSGPAVRTVSTTFLIDRVAQAHGEDVIETPVGFKWVAQAMAEHDALMGGEESGGFSIRGHIREKDGVLMGLLAAAVESERPFDDRLDELRAEHGEIHQDKVSVDCPDAAKTRVIDELAETLPETIADREVESVNPADGVKALLDDGSWLLVRPSGTEPKMRVYAEAESEQRVQALLAAGQELVEPLVNS; encoded by the coding sequence ATGGAGCAGATCTCCTTTGGCACCTCGGGGTGGCGGGCGACCCTGGATACGTTCACGAACCGACGGGTTCGGATGGTCGCCCAGGCGACGGCCAGCCACCTCGCGGCCGAGGGGGCGGCCGGCGAGCCAGTCGCGGTGGGCTATGACGCCCGGGAGAGTTCACGGGGCTTCGCCGAGGAGGTCGCCCGCGTGCTCGCGGTCAATGGCCACGAGGTGTTGCTCCCCGAGCGGGACGTCCCGACGCCGCTCGTGGCATACGCCATCAGGGACCGAGACCTGGCCGGCGGACTGGTGATCTCGGCCTCGCACAACCCACCGGAGTACAACGGCATCAAGTTCTTCCCGGCGGACGCCGCCCCTGCCATGCCAGCGGTCACGGCGGACATCGAATCGCGGCTCGCACCGCCGAACCCGGCCCCGGAGGCGGATTGGGGCACCATTCGGGAAGTGGACTTCCAGGGCCCCCATGCCGAGCACGCGATGGACCTGCTCGATCCGGACCTTTCGGGGCTCTCGATCGTCTATGACGCCATGCACGGCAGCGGCCGCGGTGTGACCGACCAGTTGCTCGAAGCGGCCGGTGCCAGTGTTCGGCGCCGGCGCTGCGAACTCGACGCGGCGTTCGGCGGGACGCCGCCGGAACCCAGTCCCGAGAATCTCGCGGGCCTCGCCGAGGTGGTCAGGGAGACCGGGGCCGACCTGGGGATCGCCAACGACGGCGACGCGGACCGGGTCGCGATCGTCACCCCCAAACGGGGCACACTCGACGAGAACCTGTTTTTCGCCGCCACTTACGATCACCTGCTCGAACGCCAGTCCGGACCCGCCGTTCGTACCGTCTCGACGACCTTCCTGATCGACCGGGTGGCCCAGGCCCACGGCGAGGACGTGATCGAGACGCCGGTCGGGTTCAAGTGGGTCGCCCAGGCGATGGCGGAGCACGACGCGCTGATGGGCGGGGAGGAGTCCGGCGGCTTCTCCATCCGGGGCCACATCCGGGAGAAAGACGGGGTGCTGATGGGGCTGCTCGCAGCCGCCGTCGAGTCTGAGCGGCCCTTCGACGACCGGCTCGACGAGTTGCGGGCGGAACACGGCGAAATCCACCAGGACAAGGTGAGCGTGGACTGCCCCGACGCAGCGAAGACCCGGGTGATCGACGAACTGGCCGAGACCCTCCCCGAAACGATCGCCGACCGGGAAGTGGAGTCGGTCAACCCCGCCGACGGCGTCAAGGCGCTCCTCGACGACGGCTCGTGGCTGCTGGTCCGGCCCAGCGGGACCGAGCCCAAGATGCGGGTCTACGCCGAAGCGGAGAGCGAACAGCGGGTCCAGGCCCTCCTCGCGGCCGGTCAGGAGCTCGTCGAACCACTCGTGAACTCGTAA
- a CDS encoding DUF6757 family protein translates to MECHYCGRTADVTVESDGVRVGLCEDHFKERLEELSESAAFEDLQDELDIDRA, encoded by the coding sequence ATGGAGTGTCACTACTGTGGGCGCACCGCCGATGTCACCGTCGAATCCGACGGTGTCCGGGTCGGACTCTGTGAGGACCACTTCAAGGAACGGCTCGAGGAACTCTCCGAGTCGGCGGCGTTCGAGGACCTCCAGGACGAACTCGATATCGACCGCGCCTAG
- a CDS encoding protein sorting system archaetidylserine decarboxylase, giving the protein MDLAPGTWRLAAPLLALGGLGLVFAPIWGLFGLVLGGFVVWFHRDPDREPPDSGVLSPADGTVTVLRTEGDRVRVGVFMNVTDVHVNRSPVAGEITGVEHVPGGHWPAFSKEAERNERLHIDYEELRVTLIAGTVARRIHPHVQSGATVSRGERISHVSFGSRADVLLPPRFEMADVTVKTGETVRAGESVLAEDPQH; this is encoded by the coding sequence ATGGATCTGGCTCCCGGTACCTGGCGACTCGCCGCGCCGCTTTTGGCACTCGGCGGGCTCGGGCTCGTTTTCGCCCCGATCTGGGGGCTTTTCGGGCTGGTACTCGGCGGGTTCGTCGTCTGGTTCCACCGCGACCCGGACCGGGAGCCCCCCGATTCGGGCGTCCTGTCGCCGGCTGACGGCACGGTGACGGTGCTCCGCACTGAGGGGGATCGGGTTCGGGTGGGCGTGTTCATGAACGTCACCGACGTGCACGTGAACCGCTCGCCGGTCGCCGGGGAGATCACTGGCGTCGAGCACGTTCCCGGCGGCCACTGGCCGGCGTTCTCGAAGGAGGCAGAGCGAAACGAACGGCTTCACATCGACTACGAGGAGCTGCGAGTGACACTCATCGCCGGCACCGTGGCCCGGCGGATTCACCCCCACGTCCAGTCCGGGGCGACGGTGTCGCGAGGCGAGCGGATCAGTCACGTCTCCTTCGGGAGCCGGGCCGACGTGCTGCTGCCACCGCGATTCGAGATGGCTGATGTCACCGTCAAGACAGGCGAGACGGTTCGGGCCGGAGAGTCCGTGCTGGCTGAGGACCCCCAGCACTGA
- the rpiA gene encoding ribose-5-phosphate isomerase RpiA, translating into MSDGGTRAARKRRAGERAAKMVRTGDVVGLGTGSTAAYTIEALGEAVEQGLDIQGIPTSYQSRALALDAGIPLTALDAVDGVDIAIDGADQVVAGQLIKGGGAAHAQEKIVDAAADRFVVVVDDGKLADQLTHPVPVEVVPEARPTAMAAIRDLGGEPTLRDAGRKDGPVITQHGNVVLDVDFGRIADPAALGASLASVPGVLEHGLFVDLADEIVVGGPNGVRVLETN; encoded by the coding sequence ATGAGCGACGGGGGTACCAGGGCCGCGCGGAAGCGACGGGCCGGCGAGCGAGCGGCCAAAATGGTCAGGACAGGTGACGTGGTTGGACTGGGGACCGGAAGCACCGCGGCCTACACGATCGAGGCGCTCGGCGAGGCGGTCGAACAGGGCCTGGATATCCAGGGAATCCCCACGTCCTACCAGTCCCGGGCACTCGCACTCGATGCGGGTATTCCGCTTACGGCCCTCGATGCCGTCGACGGCGTCGACATCGCCATCGACGGGGCGGACCAGGTGGTCGCGGGGCAGTTGATCAAAGGCGGCGGGGCCGCCCACGCCCAGGAGAAGATCGTCGACGCGGCGGCCGATCGGTTCGTCGTGGTCGTCGACGACGGCAAACTGGCCGATCAACTCACCCATCCGGTCCCCGTGGAAGTGGTTCCTGAAGCCCGGCCCACGGCGATGGCCGCAATCAGGGATCTGGGCGGCGAGCCAACCCTCCGGGACGCGGGCCGGAAGGACGGACCCGTGATCACACAGCACGGGAACGTCGTTCTCGACGTGGACTTCGGGCGAATTGCGGACCCAGCGGCGCTGGGAGCCTCGCTCGCTTCGGTGCCGGGCGTGCTAGAACACGGGCTGTTCGTCGATCTCGCGGACGAAATCGTCGTGGGCGGACCCAACGGTGTACGGGTCCTCGAAACGAACTGA
- the priL gene encoding DNA primase regulatory subunit PriL — MDAYHARYPFLRAARAAVEEAGVDLSELVRTDDAVVDRARERVERALTDREIGPASRSTRVELLSYPVARVIASLVDANIVRQRYAEAEATAARERFQADFADSEEINSVGAPSLDRETLLREFDLESAVRRADGGFEMAVSDYLTYAASLRPSKWRLSTRVLADGWVSITADELDRLLQQAVETRVESGLPLSVPDSIATELTAAVTAIERTLEELDLTREIDTVVPELFPPCMQHLLDRVQSGEHLAHHSRFAITSFLTNIGLQTDEIVELYRTNPGFGEEMTRYQTDHIRGDSSPTEYTAPACATMVAYGDCVNPDDLCDAISHPLSYYEVKLDDEAEDHTDWRERAEAED; from the coding sequence ATGGACGCCTACCACGCCCGTTACCCGTTCCTCCGGGCGGCCAGAGCGGCCGTCGAGGAGGCCGGCGTGGACCTCTCGGAGCTTGTCCGGACCGACGACGCAGTTGTCGATCGGGCCCGCGAGCGCGTCGAACGGGCGCTCACGGATCGGGAGATCGGCCCGGCGTCCCGATCGACCCGGGTCGAGTTGCTCTCCTATCCCGTCGCCCGCGTGATCGCCTCGCTCGTCGACGCGAACATCGTGAGACAGCGCTACGCCGAGGCGGAGGCCACGGCCGCCCGCGAGCGGTTCCAGGCCGATTTCGCGGATAGCGAGGAGATCAATTCGGTCGGGGCCCCCTCGCTGGACCGGGAGACGCTCCTCCGGGAGTTCGACCTGGAGTCGGCGGTCCGCCGGGCCGACGGGGGATTCGAGATGGCCGTCAGCGACTATCTGACCTACGCGGCGTCGCTCCGCCCGAGCAAGTGGCGACTCTCGACCCGTGTTCTCGCGGACGGCTGGGTTTCGATCACGGCCGACGAACTGGACCGGTTGCTCCAGCAGGCCGTGGAAACGCGAGTCGAGAGCGGGCTCCCGCTGTCGGTCCCCGATTCGATCGCGACGGAACTGACCGCGGCTGTCACCGCGATCGAACGCACACTGGAGGAACTGGATCTCACGCGGGAGATCGACACGGTCGTGCCGGAACTGTTCCCGCCCTGTATGCAACACCTGCTCGACCGGGTGCAATCCGGTGAGCACCTCGCCCATCACTCCCGCTTTGCGATCACGTCCTTTCTCACGAACATCGGCCTGCAGACCGACGAGATCGTCGAACTCTACCGGACGAACCCGGGGTTTGGCGAGGAGATGACCCGCTATCAGACCGATCACATTCGGGGCGATTCCAGCCCGACCGAGTACACGGCCCCGGCCTGTGCGACGATGGTCGCCTACGGCGACTGTGTCAATCCCGACGATCTCTGTGATGCGATCTCACACCCGCTCTCGTACTACGAGGTCAAACTCGACGACGAGGCCGAGGACCACACCGACTGGCGCGAACGGGCCGAGGCCGAGGACTAG
- a CDS encoding mechanosensitive ion channel domain-containing protein translates to MTLLAWNGATALLGGAFAEFLAALRESLPRLFSGLLFVSLAWVAIKSILGVLRRVLDRAYPAEQDMIVDLAIVIIGGLLWFGALLVLLKILGMGEVAASLGTATGFIALGVAFALKEMIADTVAGVYLLRDPDFNVGDAVETASITGTIVQVDLRKTRIRTENEDLVVVANRDVEKRWTQRAEQ, encoded by the coding sequence ATGACCCTGCTTGCCTGGAATGGAGCCACCGCACTTCTGGGCGGTGCGTTCGCGGAGTTCCTCGCGGCCCTGCGCGAGTCGCTGCCGCGGTTGTTCTCCGGGCTGCTCTTCGTGAGTCTGGCCTGGGTGGCGATCAAATCGATTTTGGGCGTCCTGCGTCGGGTGCTCGATCGGGCGTATCCGGCCGAACAGGACATGATCGTGGATCTCGCGATCGTGATCATCGGCGGGTTGCTCTGGTTCGGGGCGCTGCTCGTCCTGTTGAAGATCCTCGGGATGGGCGAGGTCGCGGCCAGCCTGGGGACCGCCACCGGGTTCATCGCGCTTGGAGTGGCCTTCGCACTCAAGGAGATGATCGCTGACACCGTTGCCGGCGTGTATCTCCTCCGAGATCCCGATTTCAACGTCGGCGATGCCGTGGAGACGGCCTCGATCACGGGGACGATCGTCCAGGTCGACCTCCGAAAGACACGGATCCGAACCGAAAACGAGGACCTGGTCGTCGTCGCGAACCGCGACGTCGAAAAGCGCTGGACCCAGCGGGCCGAACAGTAG
- a CDS encoding PHP domain-containing protein: protein MVYADLHVHTENSDGTLSIEAVPRAARAGSVAVVGVTDHDRPHPDLEAPVVERDGVTIVHGIELRVETPSQRIDLLGYGLDPTPELRAETERLARNRRERAHEIVACLEAELGIDLDLGIDGRTGRPHIARAVVEHPEADYQTVERVFQDLIGTDRPCFVPRAIPDFDRGVELLSGAADLLSLAHPFRYADPAAALARCSRLDAVERYYPYGADVVDQPLLESAIEDHGLLVTGGSDAHGTEIGAAGLDRADYESIAARISPEP from the coding sequence ATGGTCTATGCGGATCTCCACGTCCATACCGAGAACTCCGATGGCACCCTCTCCATCGAGGCGGTGCCGCGGGCCGCCAGGGCTGGGTCAGTGGCTGTGGTGGGCGTGACCGACCACGATCGGCCCCATCCCGACCTCGAGGCGCCGGTCGTCGAGCGGGACGGCGTAACTATCGTGCACGGCATCGAGTTGCGGGTGGAGACTCCGTCCCAGCGGATCGATCTGCTGGGCTATGGCCTCGACCCGACGCCCGAGCTCCGGGCTGAGACCGAGCGGTTGGCCCGGAATCGTCGAGAACGGGCTCACGAGATCGTGGCCTGTCTGGAGGCCGAGTTGGGCATCGACCTCGACCTCGGGATCGACGGCCGAACCGGTCGCCCACACATCGCCCGGGCGGTGGTCGAGCACCCGGAGGCGGACTACCAGACGGTCGAGAGGGTGTTCCAGGACCTGATCGGGACCGACCGCCCCTGTTTCGTTCCGCGGGCGATCCCGGATTTCGACCGCGGCGTCGAACTCCTCTCGGGGGCCGCGGACCTGCTCAGCCTGGCCCACCCGTTTCGGTACGCCGACCCGGCCGCCGCGCTCGCTCGCTGTAGCCGGCTCGATGCGGTCGAACGGTACTATCCCTACGGGGCTGACGTGGTGGACCAGCCGCTGCTCGAATCGGCTATCGAGGACCACGGGTTGCTGGTGACTGGCGGGAGCGACGCCCACGGCACCGAAATCGGGGCCGCCGGCCTCGATCGCGCGGACTACGAATCCATCGCGGCCCGGATTTCGCCCGAGCCGTGA
- the alaS gene encoding alanine--tRNA ligase encodes MSDLEEAYRLEYFETEDFVRKQCSECGSFFWTRDPDRETCGEPPCDEYEFIDNPSLDREYTLEEMREKFLSFFEAHDHERIEPYPVAANRWRDDVLLTQASIYDFQPLVTSGKTPPPANPLTISQPCIRMQDIDNVGKTGRHTMAFEMMAHHTFNVREDADQEYAYDGEVYWKDETVELCDEFFVEMGVDPEEITYIEDPWVGGGNAGPAFEVLYRGAELATLVFMSMEQDPEGEYEMKDGNRYSPMDTYIVDTGYGLERWTWVSQGTPTVYEAIYPEMIEFLKEKAAIELTAEEEALIHRASKLAGRLDIDEVEDVDAARETIAAELDVEAAYIDELMSPLEDIYAIADHARTLAYMFGDGIVPSNVGTGYLARMVLRRTVRLLESVDIEVPIADLVDMQAERLEYQNRETIRDIVDSEVEKYQETLERGGRRVRQLAEEHAESGTPIPESALVELYDSHGIQPDMVEEIAAEYGVAVETPDNFYGLVAERHDKEGGETAQETRDSRFADLPETEQLYYDDQYRTEFEAIVLDVFEREEGYDVVLDQTMFYPEGGGQPADHGTLSTGENTVTVLDVQIEDGVIRHHTDDNPGKGEFVTGQIDVERRRRLMRHHTATHVVIDAARSVLGDHVRQAGAQKGTDSSRIDIRHFERLNRETVEEIERRANRTVMEDLHVHQEWPDRHEAEETYGFDLYQGGIPAGQNIRLIHVGEDVQACGGTHVARTGEIGAIKILSTERVQDGVERLTFAAGEAAVEHVESMERDLLAAAATFDVSPADVPATAERFFEEWKERGKQIEQLKEQLAEARAAGAESGERVSVGEWEAVIKRLDVDMDELRATANALAEDGTIAVVASGVDGAQFVVAAPDGAPVNAGAVVSELASRVGGGGGGPADFAQGGGPNVDALDEALEAVPELLESRAEAN; translated from the coding sequence ATGAGCGACCTCGAGGAGGCCTACCGTCTCGAATACTTCGAGACGGAGGACTTTGTCCGGAAGCAGTGTTCGGAGTGTGGCAGCTTCTTCTGGACTCGCGATCCCGACCGGGAGACCTGCGGGGAGCCCCCCTGTGACGAGTACGAGTTCATCGACAACCCCAGCCTCGACCGGGAGTACACCCTCGAGGAGATGCGCGAGAAGTTCCTCTCCTTCTTCGAGGCCCACGATCACGAGCGTATCGAGCCCTACCCAGTGGCCGCGAACCGCTGGCGGGACGACGTGTTGCTCACTCAGGCCTCGATCTATGACTTCCAGCCCCTCGTGACCAGCGGGAAGACCCCGCCACCGGCGAATCCGCTGACGATCAGCCAGCCCTGCATCCGGATGCAGGACATCGACAACGTGGGCAAGACGGGTCGACACACGATGGCCTTCGAGATGATGGCCCACCACACCTTCAACGTCCGCGAGGACGCAGACCAGGAGTACGCCTACGACGGCGAGGTCTACTGGAAGGACGAGACCGTCGAACTCTGCGATGAGTTCTTCGTCGAGATGGGCGTGGACCCCGAAGAGATCACCTACATCGAGGATCCGTGGGTCGGCGGGGGCAACGCCGGCCCGGCCTTCGAGGTGCTGTATCGCGGGGCGGAACTCGCCACGCTCGTCTTCATGTCGATGGAGCAGGACCCCGAGGGCGAGTACGAGATGAAAGACGGCAACCGCTACAGCCCGATGGACACCTACATCGTGGACACGGGCTACGGGCTGGAGCGGTGGACCTGGGTGAGCCAGGGGACACCCACCGTCTACGAGGCGATCTACCCCGAGATGATCGAGTTCCTCAAGGAGAAAGCGGCGATCGAGCTCACCGCCGAGGAGGAGGCACTGATCCATCGCGCCTCAAAGCTCGCCGGCCGACTCGACATCGACGAGGTCGAGGACGTGGACGCCGCCCGGGAGACGATCGCCGCGGAGCTAGACGTCGAGGCCGCCTACATCGACGAGCTCATGTCGCCCCTGGAGGACATCTACGCGATCGCCGACCACGCCCGCACGCTCGCATACATGTTCGGGGACGGGATCGTCCCGTCGAACGTGGGCACGGGCTATCTGGCCCGGATGGTCCTCCGTCGCACCGTCCGGCTCCTCGAATCGGTCGACATCGAGGTTCCGATCGCCGACCTGGTCGACATGCAGGCCGAGCGCCTGGAGTATCAGAACCGGGAGACGATCCGGGACATCGTCGATTCGGAGGTCGAGAAGTACCAGGAGACCCTCGAACGGGGCGGCCGACGGGTGCGCCAGCTCGCCGAGGAGCACGCCGAATCCGGCACGCCGATTCCCGAGTCGGCCCTCGTGGAGCTCTATGACTCACATGGCATTCAGCCGGACATGGTCGAGGAGATCGCCGCCGAGTACGGCGTTGCGGTCGAGACCCCCGATAACTTCTACGGCCTCGTCGCCGAACGCCACGACAAGGAGGGCGGGGAGACAGCCCAGGAGACCCGCGATTCCCGGTTTGCCGACCTGCCCGAGACCGAGCAACTCTACTACGACGACCAGTACCGGACCGAGTTCGAGGCCATCGTCCTCGATGTCTTCGAGCGCGAGGAGGGGTATGACGTGGTCCTCGATCAGACAATGTTCTATCCCGAAGGTGGGGGCCAGCCGGCCGATCATGGCACCCTCTCGACCGGCGAGAACACCGTCACGGTCCTGGACGTGCAGATCGAGGACGGCGTGATACGTCACCACACGGACGACAACCCCGGCAAGGGCGAGTTCGTGACCGGCCAGATCGACGTGGAGCGCCGGCGACGCTTGATGCGCCATCACACCGCCACCCACGTGGTCATCGACGCCGCCCGGTCGGTCCTGGGCGATCACGTCCGACAGGCCGGAGCCCAGAAGGGCACGGATTCCTCGCGAATCGACATTCGGCACTTCGAGCGACTGAACCGGGAGACAGTCGAGGAGATCGAGCGGCGGGCGAACCGGACCGTGATGGAGGACCTCCATGTCCATCAGGAGTGGCCGGACCGCCACGAGGCCGAGGAGACCTACGGCTTTGACCTCTATCAGGGTGGCATTCCGGCCGGGCAGAACATCCGCCTGATCCACGTCGGCGAGGACGTCCAGGCCTGTGGCGGCACCCACGTCGCTCGCACGGGCGAGATCGGGGCGATCAAGATCCTCTCGACCGAACGCGTGCAGGACGGGGTCGAGCGACTCACCTTCGCCGCCGGCGAGGCCGCGGTCGAGCACGTCGAGTCGATGGAGCGGGATCTCCTGGCGGCTGCAGCAACCTTCGACGTCTCGCCGGCCGACGTACCGGCGACTGCCGAACGCTTCTTCGAGGAGTGGAAGGAACGCGGCAAGCAGATCGAACAGCTGAAAGAACAACTCGCAGAAGCCCGGGCCGCCGGAGCCGAGAGCGGCGAACGGGTCTCGGTCGGCGAGTGGGAGGCCGTAATCAAACGCCTGGACGTGGACATGGACGAACTCCGGGCGACGGCCAACGCCCTCGCCGAAGACGGCACGATAGCAGTGGTCGCAAGCGGGGTCGACGGGGCGCAGTTCGTCGTCGCCGCACCGGACGGGGCCCCGGTCAACGCCGGTGCGGTCGTCTCCGAACTCGCCAGTCGAGTCGGCGGCGGCGGGGGTGGCCCGGCCGACTTCGCACAGGGTGGCGGGCCAAACGTCGACGCGCTGGACGAGGCTCTGGAGGCAGTGCCCGAACTCCTGGAGTCACGGGCCGAAGCCAACTAG
- a CDS encoding DUF5786 family protein: protein MSLGAYDEQEHERRERKNSSVDLSEADTRSTYHGSVEFDSGESAEALLDQFHEISDG, encoded by the coding sequence ATGTCACTAGGTGCCTACGACGAGCAGGAACACGAGCGGCGTGAGCGGAAGAACTCGTCCGTCGACCTCTCGGAAGCGGATACCAGGTCGACCTATCACGGCTCGGTCGAGTTCGACTCGGGGGAGTCCGCCGAGGCGCTGCTCGATCAGTTCCACGAGATCAGCGACGGGTGA
- a CDS encoding bactofilin family protein has protein sequence MNHHTSRSRIAVILLVVLLSLGLGIGPAAAQTGSTDSTMMSGTVIVDADETVEGFTVMAGTIVVRGTVTGDLEGFGGDVVVAESGVVQGDLSVASGSLRIAGAVDGSVSAGTGSLVLTPTGRVGGDFSAGAGSVLIEGQIDGNADVGAETITLGPTAVIGGELRYDGALTQQTGATVGGSVVQDSELGTFGPVGVSGYSWPTMGWLDAVYGLFANLLLGAVLLFLVPSFSEGVATRATESTGRSALVGLLALLGIPVVLVLIAVTIVGIPLAVLGVFAYLFLLWAGVVYGEYAVGHWLLARRTDPPNRWYALGLGLLLFTILGAVPLIGGLFVLAALLVGMGALASALWGSARRRRGSGATPTTATDDTDTASPA, from the coding sequence ATGAACCACCACACTTCGCGCAGTCGAATCGCTGTCATCCTCCTCGTCGTCTTGCTTTCGCTGGGTCTGGGGATCGGCCCGGCCGCCGCCCAGACCGGCAGCACCGACTCGACGATGATGAGTGGCACCGTGATCGTCGACGCGGACGAGACCGTCGAGGGCTTCACGGTGATGGCGGGGACGATCGTGGTCCGGGGCACCGTCACCGGCGATCTAGAGGGCTTCGGCGGTGACGTGGTCGTCGCCGAGTCCGGGGTCGTGCAAGGCGATTTGAGCGTGGCGAGTGGCTCGCTCCGGATCGCCGGGGCCGTCGATGGCAGCGTCTCGGCCGGGACGGGTTCGCTCGTCCTCACGCCGACGGGCCGGGTCGGCGGTGACTTCTCGGCCGGTGCCGGGTCGGTCCTCATCGAGGGGCAAATCGACGGCAACGCGGACGTCGGGGCCGAGACGATTACGCTGGGCCCGACTGCGGTCATCGGTGGCGAACTCCGGTACGACGGCGCGCTCACCCAGCAAACCGGCGCGACCGTCGGCGGGTCGGTGGTCCAGGACTCCGAACTCGGCACGTTCGGGCCAGTGGGTGTCTCCGGCTACTCCTGGCCGACGATGGGCTGGCTCGACGCCGTCTATGGGCTCTTCGCCAACCTGCTACTGGGCGCGGTCTTGCTGTTCCTCGTCCCCTCGTTCTCCGAGGGGGTGGCGACCCGGGCCACCGAATCGACCGGTCGCTCGGCGCTCGTCGGGCTTCTCGCCCTGTTGGGAATTCCGGTCGTCCTCGTGCTCATCGCGGTGACCATCGTCGGTATCCCGCTCGCGGTGCTGGGCGTTTTCGCCTACCTCTTCCTGCTCTGGGCCGGGGTGGTCTATGGCGAATACGCCGTCGGCCACTGGCTTTTGGCCCGGCGAACCGACCCGCCGAACCGGTGGTACGCACTCGGCCTCGGACTCCTGCTCTTCACGATCCTCGGGGCCGTCCCCCTCATCGGTGGCCTGTTCGTCCTGGCCGCGCTGCTGGTGGGGATGGGCGCGCTGGCGTCGGCACTCTGGGGTTCGGCCCGTCGGCGACGTGGTTCGGGTGCGACGCCGACGACGGCCACTGACGACACGGACACGGCCAGCCCGGCCTGA